A genomic segment from Janibacter sp. DB-40 encodes:
- a CDS encoding SDR family oxidoreductase — protein MNRNVLVTGASRGIGRAVAQSFAEQGDRVAVHVRTATDEGGRTLASLPGTGHALVTADLGDAEDARGLPAAAEAALGAPVTVLVNNAGIATTPTLRHPPATTESVAWQRSWEEYLRINTLGTALVTHAMTARLIELGLPGRVITIGTRGVHRGEPDFPAYAASKAALHSMDASLAVALAPHGIAVATVAPGFIDTERVADRLASPDGDAIREDSPFARVGHPEEVASAVVWLASPDAQWASGATLDLNGASHLRP, from the coding sequence ATGAACCGCAACGTCCTCGTCACCGGAGCCTCCCGCGGGATCGGTCGCGCGGTGGCGCAGTCCTTCGCCGAGCAGGGTGACCGGGTCGCCGTCCACGTCCGCACGGCCACGGACGAAGGGGGAAGGACGCTCGCGTCCCTCCCGGGCACCGGGCACGCCCTCGTCACGGCCGACCTCGGCGACGCGGAGGACGCCCGGGGGCTGCCCGCAGCCGCCGAGGCGGCTCTCGGCGCTCCGGTGACGGTGCTCGTCAACAACGCCGGGATCGCGACGACGCCGACGCTGAGGCATCCCCCGGCGACCACGGAGTCCGTTGCCTGGCAACGCAGCTGGGAGGAGTACCTGCGGATCAACACCCTCGGGACCGCCCTGGTGACCCATGCGATGACCGCGCGCCTGATCGAGCTCGGGCTTCCGGGTCGGGTCATCACGATCGGGACCCGCGGGGTGCACCGCGGCGAGCCGGACTTCCCCGCCTACGCCGCGTCGAAGGCCGCGCTGCACTCGATGGACGCCTCGCTCGCCGTCGCCCTGGCCCCGCACGGGATCGCCGTCGCGACCGTCGCGCCCGGCTTCATCGACACCGAAAGGGTGGCCGACCGGCTCGCCTCACCGGATGGCGATGCGATCCGGGAGGACTCCCCCTTCGCCCGGGTCGGGCACCCTGAGGAGGTGGCCTCCGCCGTGGTCTGGCTCGCCTCGCCCGACGCCCAGTGGGCCTCCGGGGCGACCCTCGACCTCAACGGGGCCTCGCACCTGCGTCCCTGA
- a CDS encoding NAD(P)/FAD-dependent oxidoreductase, with protein sequence MTVSSTDRRERVVVVGSGFAGFEAARGVARRLRRAEHPAEVVLVSMHDYMLYTPLLPDVAGGLIDPRYVAVPLANELSDVSLRPGCVDGVDLEARTLHVSGCAPEDEEMHWDRLVLTPGSVTKLLGVPGVAEHARGLKTVAEALYLREQFLYQLELAEHESDPEVRQARRTVVVVGASYAGTELVAQLHALAEDHAQQRGKPLDQARFVLIDVADRVMPEVGEKLGDRALESLRGRGIDVRLGTSLEELTAEEATLTDGDVIGTRTVAWVTGVTGAPVLETLGLPLEKGRLVVNADLSVPGHPHVFAAGDAAAVPDLASKDKDAVTPPTAQHAVRQGKAVARNVAATLGVGSSKRYKHRDLGLVVDLGPKYAVANPFGIELSGWPAKVAARGYHLAALPRSANRWMTALAWAAEVTSDRPISRLGLVSAEESDFRTSEGLDVP encoded by the coding sequence GTGACCGTCTCGAGCACCGACCGCCGCGAACGCGTAGTCGTCGTCGGGAGCGGGTTCGCCGGCTTCGAGGCGGCCCGCGGAGTGGCCCGACGCCTGCGTCGCGCCGAGCATCCCGCCGAGGTCGTGCTCGTCTCGATGCACGACTACATGCTCTACACCCCGCTGCTGCCGGACGTGGCCGGTGGGCTCATCGATCCGCGCTACGTGGCGGTGCCGCTGGCCAACGAGCTGTCGGACGTGTCGCTGCGACCGGGCTGCGTCGACGGTGTGGACCTGGAGGCACGGACGCTGCACGTGAGCGGCTGTGCCCCCGAGGACGAGGAGATGCACTGGGACCGGCTGGTCCTGACCCCGGGGTCGGTGACCAAGCTCCTCGGCGTCCCCGGCGTCGCCGAGCACGCCCGCGGCCTGAAGACCGTCGCGGAGGCCCTGTACCTGCGCGAGCAGTTCCTCTACCAGCTCGAGCTGGCCGAGCACGAGAGCGATCCGGAGGTCCGGCAGGCCCGCCGCACCGTCGTCGTCGTGGGGGCGTCGTACGCGGGGACCGAGCTGGTCGCCCAGCTGCACGCGCTCGCGGAGGACCACGCGCAGCAGCGCGGCAAGCCGCTGGACCAGGCCCGGTTCGTGCTCATCGACGTGGCCGACCGCGTCATGCCCGAGGTCGGGGAGAAGCTCGGCGACCGCGCGCTGGAGTCGCTGCGCGGCCGGGGCATCGACGTGCGTCTGGGCACGAGCCTGGAGGAGCTCACGGCGGAGGAGGCCACGTTGACCGACGGGGACGTTATCGGTACACGGACGGTCGCCTGGGTCACGGGCGTCACGGGTGCACCGGTGCTCGAGACCCTCGGTCTGCCGCTGGAGAAGGGCCGGCTCGTCGTCAACGCCGACCTGTCCGTCCCGGGCCACCCGCACGTCTTCGCGGCCGGCGACGCCGCGGCCGTGCCCGACCTTGCGAGCAAGGACAAGGATGCGGTCACGCCTCCGACGGCGCAGCACGCGGTGCGCCAGGGCAAGGCCGTCGCCCGCAACGTCGCGGCGACCCTCGGCGTCGGCAGCAGCAAGCGGTACAAGCACCGCGATCTCGGTCTGGTCGTCGACCTCGGCCCGAAGTACGCCGTGGCCAACCCGTTTGGCATCGAGCTGTCGGGCTGGCCGGCGAAGGTCGCCGCCCGGGGGTACCACCTCGCAGCGCTGCCGCGTTCGGCCAACCGCTGGATGACCGCGCTCGCCTGGGCTGCCGAGGTGACCAGCGACCGACCCATCTCCCGCCTCGGGCTGGTCAGCGCCGAGGAGTCCGACTTCCGCACGAGCGAGGGCCTGGACGTGCCCTGA
- a CDS encoding SRPBCC family protein — MAGEFVVEVDTPMAPAQAWACVWDLDRHTEVIPLTTVETVPPASHLGVGTEFCGRTGLGPVGFDDRMRVVVWEPPTTGAGRAVVAKTGSVIAGGIEVAFTPHAGRTRITWRQHVELPWLPSRLSGAERLAARLVAPGYRMVLRRLLA, encoded by the coding sequence GTGGCCGGTGAGTTCGTGGTCGAGGTGGACACCCCGATGGCTCCTGCGCAGGCCTGGGCGTGCGTGTGGGACCTCGACCGCCACACCGAGGTCATCCCGCTGACGACGGTCGAGACCGTCCCACCCGCATCGCACCTCGGCGTCGGCACGGAGTTCTGCGGCCGGACCGGGCTCGGCCCAGTCGGCTTCGACGACCGGATGCGGGTCGTCGTCTGGGAGCCGCCCACCACGGGCGCCGGCCGCGCCGTCGTGGCCAAGACCGGGTCCGTCATCGCTGGTGGGATCGAGGTGGCGTTCACCCCCCACGCGGGCCGCACCCGGATCACCTGGCGTCAGCACGTCGAGCTGCCGTGGCTTCCTTCGCGCCTGTCGGGTGCGGAGCGACTCGCCGCTCGCCTCGTCGCACCCGGGTACCGCATGGTCCTTCGGCGGCTGCTCGCCTGA
- a CDS encoding RsmD family RNA methyltransferase, translating to MARVDFAFAGLRLTTDERLLAPREWTAAQSRWAADLLPTLPPGPVLELCAGAGHIGLAAVHESDRPLVAVDREETATTHVLLNAGLLGISDRVEARCSPLGEAIAPHEQFPLVIADPPWVRRSDIGRYPQDPPEAIDGGTDGLDIARECVQVIDRHLAPGGAALLQLGSAQQVSALELPRTLAVDEVREFPRGALVRMGRPAHPTTST from the coding sequence ATGGCGCGGGTGGACTTCGCCTTTGCCGGCCTGCGGCTGACGACCGACGAGCGGCTGCTCGCCCCGCGCGAGTGGACCGCAGCCCAGTCGCGGTGGGCGGCCGACCTGCTGCCGACCCTGCCGCCCGGTCCCGTCCTCGAGCTCTGCGCCGGAGCGGGCCACATCGGTCTGGCTGCCGTCCACGAGAGTGACCGGCCGCTCGTGGCGGTCGACCGCGAGGAGACCGCGACGACGCACGTGCTGCTCAACGCGGGCCTGCTGGGCATCAGTGACCGGGTCGAGGCGCGCTGCAGCCCGCTGGGGGAGGCGATCGCCCCGCACGAGCAGTTCCCGCTCGTCATCGCGGACCCGCCCTGGGTGCGTCGGTCCGACATCGGTCGCTACCCGCAGGACCCGCCGGAGGCCATCGACGGGGGCACCGACGGGCTGGACATCGCTCGTGAGTGTGTGCAGGTCATCGATCGCCACCTCGCCCCGGGCGGGGCGGCACTGCTCCAGCTCGGCTCGGCGCAGCAGGTGTCCGCGCTGGAGCTGCCGCGGACGCTCGCCGTCGACGAGGTCCGCGAGTTCCCCCGGGGAGCCCTGGTCCGGATGGGCAGGCCCGCTCACCCGACGACGTCGACCTGA
- a CDS encoding N-acetyltransferase — MSPSEPVIRPRRPDDVPHLARALLEQQRASGYPHRDPLPYSAEQFILRPGTTAAWVAEVDGAAVGHVAISLPGDPTSLADGDAAVVRAWMDAHRRPHDELGEVAIFFTAGSARGSGAGSALLDTAVAALRERDLAPCLDVVPTSTAAMRLYRRTGWQEVGRVRPGWLSEGAPDVIAMVLPD; from the coding sequence GTGTCCCCCAGCGAGCCCGTCATCCGCCCCCGGCGACCGGACGACGTACCGCACTTGGCGCGGGCGCTGCTGGAGCAGCAGCGCGCCTCCGGTTACCCGCACCGCGACCCGCTCCCGTACTCCGCCGAGCAGTTCATCCTGCGGCCCGGCACCACGGCCGCGTGGGTGGCCGAGGTCGACGGCGCAGCCGTCGGTCACGTCGCCATCTCCCTCCCGGGGGACCCGACGTCGCTCGCCGACGGGGACGCGGCCGTCGTGCGGGCGTGGATGGACGCACACCGGCGCCCCCACGACGAGCTGGGTGAGGTCGCGATCTTCTTCACCGCCGGCTCGGCGCGGGGCAGCGGAGCCGGCAGTGCGCTGCTCGACACCGCGGTCGCGGCACTGCGGGAGCGCGACCTCGCGCCGTGCCTCGACGTCGTCCCCACGAGCACTGCTGCGATGCGGCTCTACCGGCGCACCGGGTGGCAGGAGGTCGGCCGCGTGCGGCCGGGGTGGCTGTCCGAGGGCGCACCCGACGTCATCGCGATGGTCCTTCCGGATTGA
- a CDS encoding TetR family transcriptional regulator, with amino-acid sequence MSTDDRDGMVRIRDAAIELFGEKGVAGTSLKSIAARAEVSQGLVIHHFGSKAGLHRACDEHVARLIRGNKETVLASGPQMNPLAALQMMQESRPLLRYLVRTLSEGGEQVGRLVDDMVADAEVYMAASEQAGLLKPSSVPRERAVVLVVWSLGALVLHEQLHRLLGVDFLAPGTDPEDLAPYFRPVMELYTQGLVTEGAYSEMAGLFEPPTDTTATDGAPAADHRETS; translated from the coding sequence ATGAGCACCGATGACCGCGACGGGATGGTGCGCATCCGCGATGCCGCCATCGAGCTCTTCGGCGAGAAGGGCGTTGCCGGCACCAGCCTGAAGTCGATCGCCGCGCGCGCCGAGGTCTCGCAGGGGCTGGTGATCCACCACTTCGGGTCGAAGGCCGGACTCCACCGCGCCTGCGACGAGCACGTGGCTCGACTGATCCGCGGCAACAAGGAGACGGTCCTCGCCAGCGGTCCTCAGATGAATCCGCTGGCGGCCCTGCAGATGATGCAAGAGAGCCGCCCGCTGCTGCGCTACCTCGTGCGGACCCTGAGCGAGGGCGGCGAGCAGGTCGGCCGGCTCGTGGACGACATGGTGGCCGACGCCGAGGTCTACATGGCCGCGAGCGAGCAGGCCGGGCTGCTCAAGCCGAGCAGCGTCCCCCGCGAGCGCGCGGTCGTCCTGGTCGTCTGGTCCCTCGGCGCCCTCGTCCTGCACGAGCAGCTGCACCGCCTGCTCGGCGTCGACTTCCTCGCCCCCGGCACCGACCCCGAGGACCTCGCCCCGTACTTCCGACCCGTCATGGAGCTGTACACCCAGGGTCTGGTCACCGAGGGCGCCTACAGCGAGATGGCCGGGCTCTTCGAGCCACCCACCGACACCACCGCGACGGACGGAGCGCCCGCCGCAGACCACAGGGAGACGTCATGA
- a CDS encoding threonine/serine exporter family protein, which produces MTTTAVQDTRRLLAWLGAGLLAGGMPVHEVEEDVQEAATALGHESIEVAASPTGLWVALTSGDAATFEAVDGGVRLDQLAEVTAVHTALTSGLLDPADALARLAVLRQHPHRYPAYGLPLGLFLIGTGVALVLAPAWSSVVFAALLSQVVAGLMMLSGRTLLVGTLMPFLAAFASAFAAFGAAEVGLVDAPLWTLVPPIAVLLPGALIVTGLTELSAGSMVAGTSRLAYGATQLLLATLGVGAAVAALGVPLSRITGERPDELGLWAPLLGLLFIAAGISLLESVPPSLVPALLVTIVATVIAQELGRATGQGAWLGAFLGACAASLVATLVEFVRPRVPRVVAFLPSFWLLVPGSLGLVSVAQIESSPAAGVVAAAEVLVIVVAIALGVIVGAGLARPLRDVARRLNPVRRRVARQLAERASRRPRRPRGQEGPTQ; this is translated from the coding sequence GTGACCACGACTGCTGTGCAGGACACCCGACGGCTGCTCGCCTGGCTCGGCGCCGGGCTCCTCGCCGGCGGGATGCCGGTGCACGAGGTCGAGGAGGACGTACAGGAGGCGGCGACGGCACTCGGCCACGAGAGCATCGAGGTCGCTGCCTCCCCGACCGGACTGTGGGTCGCGCTGACGAGCGGGGACGCGGCGACGTTCGAGGCCGTCGACGGCGGTGTGCGGCTCGACCAGCTCGCCGAGGTGACGGCCGTCCACACGGCCCTGACCTCCGGCCTGCTCGACCCGGCCGACGCGCTCGCCCGACTGGCGGTGCTGCGCCAGCATCCCCACCGCTACCCCGCCTACGGCCTGCCGCTGGGCCTCTTCCTCATCGGCACCGGCGTCGCTCTCGTGCTGGCGCCGGCATGGTCCTCGGTGGTCTTCGCGGCCCTGCTCAGCCAGGTGGTCGCCGGGCTGATGATGCTCAGCGGACGCACGCTGCTCGTCGGCACGCTGATGCCCTTCCTCGCGGCCTTCGCCTCGGCGTTCGCGGCCTTCGGCGCGGCCGAGGTCGGGCTGGTCGACGCGCCGCTGTGGACGCTGGTGCCACCGATCGCCGTGCTCCTGCCCGGTGCGCTCATCGTCACCGGGCTGACCGAGCTGTCCGCGGGATCGATGGTGGCCGGGACGTCCCGGTTGGCCTATGGCGCCACGCAGCTGCTGCTGGCCACCCTCGGGGTGGGTGCGGCCGTCGCCGCGCTCGGTGTCCCGTTGTCCAGAATCACCGGCGAGCGCCCGGACGAGCTCGGCCTGTGGGCGCCGCTGCTCGGGCTGCTCTTCATCGCGGCGGGGATCTCCCTGCTCGAGTCCGTGCCCCCGTCCCTCGTGCCTGCCCTGCTCGTGACGATCGTGGCGACCGTCATCGCGCAGGAGCTCGGGCGCGCGACGGGACAGGGCGCGTGGCTCGGCGCCTTCCTCGGTGCCTGCGCCGCGAGCCTCGTCGCGACGCTGGTGGAGTTCGTCCGGCCGCGGGTGCCTCGGGTCGTGGCCTTCCTGCCGAGCTTCTGGCTGCTCGTGCCCGGCTCCCTCGGGCTCGTGTCCGTCGCGCAGATCGAGTCCTCCCCGGCGGCCGGTGTCGTCGCCGCGGCCGAGGTCCTGGTCATCGTGGTGGCGATCGCGCTCGGGGTCATCGTCGGCGCGGGTCTCGCGCGCCCGCTGCGTGACGTCGCGCGGCGACTCAACCCCGTCCGTCGGCGAGTCGCGCGGCAGTTGGCCGAGCGGGCCTCCCGACGCCCCCGCAGACCACGGGGCCAGGAGGGGCCGACGCAGTGA
- a CDS encoding CDGSH iron-sulfur domain-containing protein codes for MSREVSVQRCPDGPVLVRGADRVRDADGAEHEVTRPVVAMCMCGTSARLPWCDGTHKVLNAQRSPGSGH; via the coding sequence GTGAGCCGCGAGGTCTCCGTCCAGCGGTGCCCGGACGGTCCGGTGCTGGTCCGCGGTGCGGACAGGGTGCGCGACGCCGACGGTGCCGAGCATGAGGTGACCCGGCCCGTGGTCGCGATGTGCATGTGCGGTACGTCCGCCCGGCTGCCGTGGTGCGACGGCACCCACAAGGTGCTCAACGCGCAGCGGTCCCCGGGCAGTGGTCACTGA
- the hrpB gene encoding ATP-dependent helicase HrpB yields MRVPPFDTAALGDGLPFAEALDDLRAAVTHRGVAVVQAPPGSGKTTLAPPLVADCVPGRVVVTGPRRVAVRAAAHRLAHLTGTGIGELVGYTVRGDRQLRRGARIEFVTPGVLVRRLLADPELAGTAAVVLDEIHERALDTDLLLGMLAEVRQLRDLPLVAMSATLDAPAVADVLADDVGPAPLVDSPGALYPLDIRWAPSPTPRTDARGVTREFLHHVAATTVHHHGEGDTLVFVPGAREVDRVVEELRDRVPRAEVLPLHGRLGPREQDRATGAREGDSSRIIVSTDLAESSLTVPGVRLVVDAGLSREPRRDAARDMSGLVTVQASRASMTQRAGRAARLGPGTAVRLIEESAWSRAPEHVTPQITTADLTEAALTLAAWGSPRGEALPLLTPPPSPAIAAAEETLRGLGLVDGEGRITPEGTAAARVPADPRLARALLEGALLVGTRSAAEVVAALADDLRSDDGDLDRLVGDLRSGRGREASRWRREVERLTRLVATETEGSRSDATGLVTALAHPGRIARRVGDGPTYLLASGTRAALPAGNPLRHHEWIVVADVARAEGRVAAGTGAVIRLAAGLIREEAETAGAGLRVRETRADLGEGRVTAREVDAIGAIELSSTPVRADASTGADAVARALADRGLDLLVWSPAADALRRRLAVLHHHLDAPWPDVSDAALARRLDEWLGPELQRIATGTPVARIDLTDPLRRLLPWPAATRLDELAPERLSVPSGSRVAITWPEHDDPSAAPVVAVKLQECFGLAESPLLVDGRVPVLFHLLSPARRPLAVTDDLASFWSGPYSQVRAEMRGRYPKHPWPEDPWTAPATGRTKRRT; encoded by the coding sequence GTGCGGGTGCCGCCCTTCGACACCGCCGCCCTCGGCGACGGACTCCCCTTCGCCGAGGCCCTCGACGACCTGCGCGCCGCCGTCACCCACCGGGGCGTCGCGGTCGTGCAGGCACCACCGGGCAGCGGCAAGACCACCCTCGCCCCACCCCTCGTCGCGGACTGCGTGCCCGGTCGCGTCGTCGTCACCGGCCCGCGGCGCGTGGCCGTGCGTGCCGCCGCCCACCGCCTCGCGCACCTCACGGGAACGGGCATCGGTGAGCTCGTCGGCTACACCGTGCGCGGCGACCGGCAGCTGCGGCGGGGCGCCCGGATCGAGTTCGTCACGCCGGGCGTCCTCGTGCGCCGACTCCTCGCCGACCCGGAGCTCGCCGGCACGGCCGCGGTCGTCCTCGACGAGATCCATGAACGCGCGCTCGACACCGACCTGCTGCTCGGGATGCTCGCGGAGGTCCGCCAGCTGCGCGACCTGCCCCTGGTGGCGATGTCCGCGACGCTCGACGCCCCGGCCGTCGCCGACGTGCTCGCCGACGACGTCGGGCCCGCGCCGCTGGTCGACAGCCCGGGCGCGCTGTACCCCCTCGACATCCGGTGGGCACCCTCCCCCACTCCGCGCACCGACGCCCGTGGCGTCACGCGGGAGTTCCTTCACCACGTCGCCGCGACCACCGTCCACCACCACGGCGAAGGGGACACCCTCGTCTTCGTCCCCGGCGCCCGCGAGGTCGACCGGGTCGTCGAGGAGCTGCGCGATCGCGTGCCGCGTGCCGAGGTCCTCCCGCTGCACGGCCGGCTCGGTCCTCGGGAGCAGGACCGGGCCACCGGTGCACGAGAAGGGGACTCCTCACGGATCATCGTCTCCACCGACCTCGCGGAGTCCTCCCTCACGGTCCCCGGGGTCCGGCTCGTCGTCGACGCGGGGCTCTCCCGCGAGCCGCGCCGCGACGCCGCCCGCGACATGTCCGGGCTCGTGACGGTCCAGGCCTCCCGCGCCTCGATGACCCAACGGGCCGGCCGCGCCGCACGCCTGGGACCGGGCACGGCGGTCCGGCTGATCGAGGAGTCCGCGTGGTCGCGCGCACCGGAGCACGTCACCCCGCAGATCACGACCGCGGACCTGACCGAGGCCGCGTTGACCCTCGCGGCCTGGGGATCGCCCCGGGGTGAGGCGTTGCCGTTGCTGACACCGCCCCCTTCGCCAGCCATCGCGGCGGCCGAGGAGACCCTCCGCGGGCTCGGCCTCGTCGACGGCGAGGGCCGGATCACCCCTGAGGGGACCGCCGCCGCCCGCGTTCCCGCGGACCCGCGGCTGGCCCGCGCCCTGCTCGAGGGGGCCCTCCTCGTCGGGACGAGATCCGCCGCCGAGGTCGTCGCCGCGCTCGCCGACGACCTGCGCAGCGACGACGGCGATCTCGACCGGCTGGTGGGCGACCTGCGCTCCGGCCGTGGCCGCGAGGCCTCCCGCTGGCGCCGCGAGGTCGAGCGCCTGACCCGGCTCGTCGCCACAGAGACGGAGGGGTCCCGCTCGGACGCAACGGGTCTGGTCACCGCCCTGGCCCACCCCGGTCGCATCGCCAGACGCGTCGGTGACGGCCCCACCTACCTGCTGGCCTCCGGGACGCGTGCGGCGCTGCCGGCGGGCAACCCCCTTCGCCACCACGAGTGGATCGTCGTCGCCGACGTCGCCCGGGCCGAGGGGCGGGTGGCAGCCGGGACCGGTGCCGTCATCCGGCTGGCCGCCGGCCTCATACGGGAGGAGGCCGAGACCGCCGGCGCCGGGCTGCGGGTGCGCGAGACCCGGGCCGACCTCGGCGAAGGGAGGGTCACGGCCCGCGAGGTCGACGCCATCGGCGCCATCGAGCTCAGCTCCACCCCGGTCCGGGCCGACGCCTCGACGGGGGCGGACGCGGTGGCCCGCGCCCTGGCCGACCGTGGGCTCGACCTCCTGGTGTGGTCACCGGCGGCGGACGCGCTGCGGCGCCGGTTGGCCGTGCTGCACCACCACCTCGACGCCCCGTGGCCGGACGTCTCCGACGCCGCACTCGCGAGACGGCTCGACGAGTGGCTCGGCCCCGAGCTGCAGCGGATCGCCACGGGGACGCCGGTGGCGAGGATCGACCTGACCGACCCCCTTCGTCGGTTGCTGCCGTGGCCCGCGGCGACGCGACTCGACGAGCTGGCGCCGGAGCGGCTGTCGGTGCCGAGCGGGTCGCGGGTGGCGATCACGTGGCCGGAGCACGACGACCCCTCTGCCGCACCGGTGGTCGCGGTGAAGCTGCAGGAGTGCTTCGGCCTCGCGGAGTCGCCACTGCTCGTCGACGGACGCGTGCCGGTGCTCTTCCACCTGCTCTCCCCCGCGCGGCGCCCGCTCGCCGTCACCGACGACCTCGCGTCCTTCTGGTCCGGGCCGTACTCACAGGTGCGTGCCGAGATGCGCGGTCGCTACCCCAAGCACCCGTGGCCCGAGGACCCGTGGACGGCGCCGGCGACCGGACGGACCAAGCGGCGGACGTGA
- a CDS encoding ABC transporter ATP-binding protein, whose product MSSTDAVISTHGLVKTFGTVRALDGLDLEVAAGEVHGFLGPNGAGKSTTMRVLLGLLRADGGTVRMLGGHPWDDAVELHRRLAYVPGDVALWPTVTGGEAIDLFARLRGHIDTARREELCERFDLDPSKKARTYSKGNRQKVALIAALVSDVDLLLLDEPTAGLDPLMEVIFQQTIAEAKAEGRTVLLSSHILAQVEALADRISIVRRGRVVESGSLSDLRHMTRTTFVAETDRPADELATLPGVHGLTREDGRVQFHVDGDRVQPVVRALSELGVRSLVAHPPTLEQLLMRHYGEDATAGGAEPQEEVGVR is encoded by the coding sequence ATGAGTTCCACCGATGCAGTCATCTCCACGCACGGGCTCGTCAAGACCTTCGGCACGGTCCGCGCCCTCGACGGCCTGGACCTCGAGGTCGCTGCGGGCGAGGTCCACGGCTTCCTCGGCCCCAACGGCGCCGGGAAGTCGACGACCATGCGTGTCCTGCTCGGCCTGCTGCGTGCCGACGGTGGCACCGTGCGCATGCTCGGGGGCCACCCGTGGGACGACGCCGTCGAGCTCCACCGGCGCCTGGCCTACGTCCCGGGGGACGTCGCTCTCTGGCCGACGGTGACCGGCGGCGAGGCGATCGACCTCTTCGCCCGGCTGCGCGGCCACATCGACACCGCGAGGCGCGAGGAACTGTGCGAGCGCTTCGACCTCGACCCCTCGAAGAAGGCCCGCACCTACTCCAAGGGCAACCGCCAGAAGGTCGCGCTGATCGCGGCGCTCGTCTCCGACGTCGACCTGCTCCTGCTCGACGAGCCGACCGCGGGGCTCGACCCGCTGATGGAGGTCATCTTCCAGCAGACGATCGCGGAGGCGAAGGCCGAGGGGCGCACCGTCCTGCTCTCGAGCCACATCCTGGCGCAGGTCGAGGCCCTGGCCGACCGGATCTCGATCGTGCGCCGTGGGCGGGTCGTCGAGTCGGGCAGCCTCTCCGATCTGCGGCACATGACCCGCACGACCTTCGTCGCCGAGACGGACCGGCCGGCCGACGAGCTCGCGACGCTCCCGGGGGTCCACGGCCTCACCCGCGAGGACGGTCGCGTGCAGTTCCACGTCGACGGGGACCGCGTCCAGCCCGTCGTCCGCGCACTCTCCGAGCTCGGGGTCCGCTCCCTCGTCGCCCATCCCCCGACGCTCGAGCAGCTGCTGATGCGCCACTACGGCGAGGACGCCACCGCCGGCGGGGCCGAGCCGCAGGAGGAGGTCGGGGTCCGATGA
- a CDS encoding iron-containing redox enzyme family protein, which produces MTTLPGERGAVSAHVLRMLRGDRPGPLPEVAGDVLVDEDVQLALWCLFELHHRGFDDVDPDLEWDPEVIRVRRVLEAAHLAAVRDLTRERLEQVDARDDLVDQIDTLLAVDDGPSLAEHLRRHADADQFRDFLRQRSIYHLKESDPHAFVVPRLDGTPKVALAELQYDEFGAGRPAALHSTLFADALAACGLDPTYGAYIDEARATTLAVNTTMSIFGVNRRWRGAAMGHLAAFESTSSLPCRWITSGARRLGLPEEVATYYEEHIEADAVHEQLAVRSICAPLVAAEPDLHDDVLLGVAACLELDALAARDQLAQWGHATAVGVPA; this is translated from the coding sequence GTGACCACCCTGCCCGGGGAGCGCGGTGCGGTGAGCGCCCACGTGCTCCGGATGCTGCGCGGGGACCGACCCGGGCCCCTGCCCGAGGTGGCCGGTGACGTCCTCGTGGACGAGGACGTCCAGCTGGCCCTGTGGTGCCTCTTCGAGCTGCACCACCGCGGGTTCGACGACGTCGACCCCGATCTGGAGTGGGACCCGGAGGTGATCCGCGTCCGGCGCGTGCTCGAGGCCGCGCATCTCGCCGCGGTGCGCGACCTCACCCGCGAGCGGCTGGAGCAGGTGGATGCGCGCGATGACCTCGTCGACCAGATCGACACGCTGCTCGCCGTCGACGACGGCCCGTCCCTCGCCGAGCACCTGCGTCGCCACGCCGATGCCGACCAGTTCCGCGACTTCCTGCGCCAGCGCAGCATCTACCACCTGAAGGAGTCCGACCCGCACGCCTTCGTCGTGCCGCGCCTCGACGGGACGCCGAAGGTGGCCCTCGCGGAGCTGCAGTACGACGAGTTCGGTGCGGGCCGACCGGCAGCCCTGCACTCGACCCTCTTCGCCGATGCCCTCGCGGCCTGCGGCCTGGACCCCACGTACGGCGCCTACATCGACGAGGCGCGGGCCACGACGCTCGCGGTCAACACGACGATGAGCATCTTCGGCGTCAACCGGCGGTGGCGGGGGGCAGCGATGGGGCACCTCGCGGCCTTCGAGTCCACGAGCTCGCTGCCGTGCCGATGGATCACCTCGGGCGCCCGGCGCCTCGGTCTGCCGGAGGAGGTGGCGACGTACTACGAGGAGCACATCGAGGCCGATGCGGTGCACGAGCAGCTGGCCGTGCGGAGCATCTGCGCCCCGCTCGTGGCGGCCGAGCCCGACCTGCACGACGACGTCCTCCTCGGTGTCGCCGCCTGCCTCGAGCTGGATGCGCTCGCCGCGCGGGATCAGCTGGCGCAGTGGGGCCACGCAACCGCCGTGGGGGTGCCCGCGTGA